One window of Paludibacter propionicigenes WB4 genomic DNA carries:
- a CDS encoding Nif11 family protein, which yields MSLQNAIHFISKVDSDADFRKSCYVCKSQSELQELLKKLDMSFSSDEIEDAFNVLELKCQTYEQAGRVHEVKAWFTLFRKD from the coding sequence ATGAGTTTACAAAATGCGATACATTTTATATCGAAGGTTGATTCGGACGCAGATTTCAGAAAATCGTGTTACGTGTGTAAATCTCAATCAGAGTTGCAAGAACTGCTAAAAAAGCTGGATATGAGTTTTAGCTCTGATGAAATAGAAGATGCATTTAATGTGCTGGAGCTAAAATGCCAAACCTACGAACAGGCCGGCAGAGTGCACGAAGTGAAAGCCTGGTTTACTTTGTTTCGGAAAGATTGA